GTGCTATTATCGAAGCTATAATAAAACTTAAACTTTGAGTTTGTCTCATTAATCTATTTAATGCATGTATATTCTTTATTCTAGTAAATAAAAAAACATAACCATTAATACGTTGATTTTTCCCTTTTATTACAACTCTCTCAACTATATAACCATTTAAAGTTGATTGTTTAAACTTTAGTAATTTATATAATATACTTTGATTTAAGTTTTTAAAATCCTTATAAACTATTTTACCCTCTTTATTAAGTACTAGTACTTCAGAATCTATAAATTTACCAGCTATCTTTAACTGTCTACTCTTTAAAATAATATCTCTTAAATTACTTTCTTGAAGATCCATATTCCTTAATAATTCTGCAATTTTTTGTCCTTCATCTCTTAACTGTACTCGAGTTTCTCTTATTAAATATTTTTTAGATAAATAATTAAAAGTTGTACTAGTAACTAAAAAAACTACAAGTAATATTAAAAAATATGATAATATAATTTTATTTCCTATCTTTCTCATATTAATCATCCATCCTATACCCATAACCCCAGACGGTTGTTATTTCTAATTTTGAATTTATCTCTTTGAGCTTTTTTCTAATCCTTTTAACTAAATCATCTATCATTCTCGTATCTCCTATATAATCGTACCCCCATATTTTATCAATAAGCTCATCTCTAGTAAAAGGTCTATTTTTATTCTTTGCAAGATATTCAAATAAATCATATTCTTTTGTAGTAAGTTTAAGTTCTTTACCATTTACTTCAACAAATCTTCTCGCTGTATGTATTTTAATATCTTTAATTTCAATTATAGTATCATTAACGTTTATAGTCTTTTCTATTCTTCTTAAAATATTTTTAATCCTTACAACTAACTCTCTAGGGCTGAATGGTTTAGATAAATAATCATCTCCGCCAAGTTCTAAACCTATTATTCTGTCAACCTCTTCATCCTTTGCCGAAACAAATATTATAGGAACATCGCTATTTTTTCTAATCGCTTTACATAATTCTAATCCATCAATACCTGGCATCATAATATCTAGTACTATTAAATCAGGCTTTAGCCTACTAATCTCTCTTAAAAGATTTGTTCCTTCTTCAAATAAAGTAACTTTATAGCCTTCTTTTAGAAGATATTTCTTTATAAGATCTCTAATATTTCTTTCATCATCAACAACAAAAATATGCTTCATAATCCACCTCCTCAAATAGATTATAACATATAACAAAAGAGATAGGATAAACCTATCTCTCAGACTGTAGACAAAATAAAACTATAATGATTGAAAAAATATAAGCGAATAATTACAAAGCTTTAGTAAAGAAAACTTGATGAAGAATTTCAGAAAAATTCGTAGGCTTAGCAGGACGCTAAACCAGCATCCTACAAGACAGGACGTCTTGATTAGGTGCGTTAGGATTTTTCGATATTATAAGTCTATGTTTTCTCTAAAGATTTGTCTATAAGCGCTATTTTTTCAATTCATTAAAAATATAAATTTGTCAACAAGTTAAGAGATAGGATAAACCTATCTCTTTATGAAAGAATATCGATTACTTCGTCTAATAATACAATCTTCTCAGAAATCTTCTCATTTATAATTGTTTTTAGTTCTATAACTTTATTAATATGTTCTCTTGCTGAATCGAAGTCGTTATTTTTTACATCTTCTCTAAATGCTTTTCTTTCAACTCTTATTTGTTCCCATAGACCTTTAATTTCTCTATTTATTTCTCTAATCTGCTTTCTTACTTCTCTAGCCTCTTTTAAAGCTTCAATATTTCCATTTTCTCTAGCTTCAATATACAAGTCTAATATAGTATCATGTTTTTCTATTATTTGCATTCTTAAACTAAGTCTTTCTATTCTAAGTTCATTTATTTTGTGTAATTCATCTCTAAATTCTTTCATTGCTTCAAATCTTAGATTTTCTCTTTCTCTAATTTGAAATGGCCTTTCACTTAATTTGAATGGTTTTTCTGAAAAATCTTTTGCAAAATCATTTGGCCCTTCTGCAAAAACACCTCCTGCAATTGTAAGAAGCATAACACCTACTAATAAGAAAGTTAAAAGTTTTTTCATATTAATCTCTCCTCCCTTAATTTTGTTTTTTCTCTTTACACTTTTATTATAAGAGGAGATTTTGGAATAAAAATATTATAATTGTGGAAAAAGTGTGTAAAATTATATCCATATTATCCCAAAACTCTCATCATTAAAACAGCAAAATCATCTTGCTTAGCACTCTGTCTAAAATCATCTATCTCATCCTCTATATATCCCATGAACTGGTCACCTTCATATTTCATCATATTTAATAACCTATCTATTCCAAATTGCTCTCCTTTTTCATTTATAGCTTCAACAATTCCATCTGTATAGAATATCAATCTATCACCTTTACTAAGCTTTATTTTGTGTTCATCATAATCTACTTTATCAAATAGATATGTTATCGGATATCCTTTTGCCTCTAATAATTTAACTTTATTATCTCTTATTAAAATTGGACTACAATTATGACCACCATTTACAAAAGTAAAAATATTTTCTTTTGTATTTACAATCCCATAAAATATAGTAAAGTATTTATCATCATCTAATCCAAGTTCAACAAAACCCTTATGAAGCTTTATTAAAGCTTCTCTTGGACTTAACTTATAATCTTTTATATCCCTCATGCTTTGTTTAACTAACATAGTTATCATAGAAGCAGATACTCCATGTCCAACTACATCACTTATATATACGCCTACATTTTCATCATCAATGTTGAATATATCAAACATATCACCACTTAACATTTCAGAAGGATTATAAATATAATCTATCGACAAATTACCGTATCTTCCTTTTTTAGGTAATATTCTCTCTTGTAATTTACGTGCAAATGATATTTCACTACGCATTTTTTCATTTTTTTTAATCAACTCATACTCAAGCTTTCTTTCTTTCGTAACATCTCTAAAAACCTCAACTGCTGCATAAATATTACCTTGATTATCTCGAACAGGTGAGCTTTTTACAGCAAAAATCCTATCATCTATAATTTCTTCCTTCTCTAATATTTCACCAGTTTTTATTGTTGATTGTGTAATGCAAGTTTTACAGTGACAAGGTTTTTTTAACGCTGAATAGCACTTACTGCCTACTATATCTTCTCCTAATTCTTCTCTCATAGTCTTATTAGCATATATTATTGTTCCATCTCTATCAATTACTCTAACCCAATCAATCATACCATCTAATATATCATAAGATAACCTTTGATAGATTTCTATTTTTTCATCTTGCTTCAAACCTTCTTTCAACATAAGCCCCACTCCTTATGTAATGATTTTACATCTTTAATTAGCTAAAAAAATACTACGTTTATTTCATTATACCATAAGAACATAAGTTTCTTTTTCTTAGGGTTACAATTTAGTATAAATTATTATAAAATATTTTTGATAGGATAATCTATAGGAGTTGAATTATATGATTACAATAGAATCAATAGAAAAAAAATTAAAAGAAAAAGGCTTAAAGCTAACTAATCAGAGAAAAGCAATTATAGAAGTTCTATTCGAAAATAAAGACAATTTTTTAACAGCAGAAGAGATTTTCTTAAAATCTAAAGAAAAATGTCCTCAAACTAATTTTTCTACAATTTATCGCAACTTAGAAATCCTTACTAACCTCAATATAATCCATAGAACTAATATAAAAAATAATACATCTATATTCGAGCTAGTACAAAATGATTCACACCATCACCACATCATTTGCAAAAAATGCGGTAAAACGGAATTTATAAATTTTTGTCCCTTAGATAAAGTTCTACCAGAAGTATATAAAAAAAATTTTATTCTGACAGATCATAAATTCGAACTATATGGATACTGTGATAAATGTAAAAAAAATAAGGGTAGTTAGTGAACTACCCTAGCTTTAACTATTATTTAAAGCCTTTTTTAGTTTTATTTTGAGAACTAGATTTTTTAACATAATAGTTAAAATTAACATTAATACAGAAAACAACACAATAGTTCCTCCTGGAGCTATTTCAAGATAATATGAAATAAAAATCCCAAATACAACTGATATTTCTGCAAATATTATAGAAAGAAAAGTAGCCTGTTTAAAACTTCTAGCTATTTGAAGACTTGTTGCTACTGGCATAACCATCATCGAAGATACTAACAATATTCCAACTATTCTCATTGAAACTGTTATTGTCATAGCAACCAAAACAATAAAAAGCAAATTAATTATTTTCACTGGAACCCCAGCAATTTTTGCTGCTTCTTCATCAAAAGTTATGAAGAAAAGTTCTTTATAAAATAGTTTTACAAAAGCTACTATAATTAATCCTAATCCTATTATCATATATACATCTGTTTTACTAACAGTTATAATACTGCCAAATAAATAACTCATTAAATCTACATTGAGCGACTTTGCAAAACTAATTAAAACAACTGCAATACTTATTCCTAAAGACAATATAATTGCTATTGCCAATTCCGCAAAATCTTCATAACTTTTTCTTAATTTCTCTATAGCCAAAGCTGCCGATGCAGAAAACAATAAAGCTGTGCCTAAAGGATAAATTCCCGCTAATAATCCTGCTGCCACTCCTGATAGAGCTACATGAGACAAACTATCTCCAATTAAAGACATCCTTCTTAACACAACAAAGATTCCAATAAGAGGACATATTATGCCTATTATAATCCCCGCAGCTAAAGCTCTTTGCATGAAACTGTATCTAAGCAAATCTATCATAGCTTATACTCCTTCTTTAATTTTGTTCCTCTATTACTTTCTATAATTTCCTAATTCATGAAATGATGTTTTAGAGTTTTTATCATGTATTATTAATTTTCTATTTTCTATACATATAGCTTTTTTTACTCTATCACTAATAACACCAACATCATGAGTAACCATAACTATTGTAATTTTCATCTCGCTATTTAAATTATCTAGCAGTTTATAAAATTCTTCCTGTGATTTTATATCTATGCCGACAGTAGGCTCATCTAAGAAAATTACTTCTGGAGAATTAACTAGAGCTCTAGCTATAAAAACCCTTTGCTGCTGGCCTCCCGATAAATCTCCGATCAATTTGTTTTTATACTTTTCCATATTAACAATTTTAAGAGCATTATGAACTAATTCTAAATGATTTCGCTTAATTGACTTAAAAAGCCCAATTTTAGGATACAGGTTAGATGCAACAACTTCCTCTACAGTAGCAGGAAACTTTTTATTAAACGAATTTGATTTCTGAGCGACATAGCCAACCTTATCCCAATTGTTGAACTTTTTTATATCTTGACCAAATAATCTGATTTCACCCTTTACAGGCTTTAAAATATTTAGCATAAGCTTTATTAGCGTACTTTTACCAGAACCATTTGGTCCTACTATACCTATATAATCCCCTTCATAAATATCTAAATTTATATCCTCTAATATCATTTTATCTCTATAACCAAAAAATAAGCTTTTAATACTAATTATAGCCTTCATATTATTCACCCAAAGTTTTTATTAGTGTTTCAAGATTTTCTTCCATTGTTTTCAAATAATCCTTACCTAAGTCCATTTCTTCTTTCGTTAACCCTCCGATTGGATTTAACACAGCAGTTTTTGCACCAACTTCTCGAGCTAAAACTTCAGCTAATTTAGGACTTGTTAATGTTTCAAAATATATATATTTTATTTTTTTATCTTTCATAATATCAGCAATCTCAGACAGTTTAGCAGCGCTAGGCTCTTCCTCCGGATTAAGTCCTCTAATTGGAATTTGTATAAGACCATATCTATCCGCCATATAACCAAAAGCTGCATGTGATACTACTATTTCCCTATTTTTAACTTTGCTTAATTCTATTTTATATTTTTCATCTAATGCTTTTAACTTTTCAGCAAACTCTTTAAAATTCTTTTCATAGAAATCTTTATTTTTATAATCTGCTTTTATAAATGCATTCTTTATATTTTCCGCCTGTTTCATAGCTCTAATAGGATCTAACCATACATGCGGATCATATTCTCCATGATGATGTTTTTTTTCTTCTTCATGTTCGTGAATGTCATGGTCTTGAATTTTTAAAAGTTTTACATTTTCAGAAGCTTTTACAACAATAAGATTTTTATTGTCTATAGTATTTAAAAGTTTCTCAGCCCATGGCTCCATCATAACTCCATTGTATATAAACACATCTGCATTTTCCATTTTAGCCATAAGCTTTGCAGTTGGCTCCCAATCATGCGGCTGAGCCCCTGGAGGAATCATCAAATGTAATTCTATCTTATCTTTTCCTATATTTTTTGCAAAATCATACATAGGATAAATACTTGCATATACTTTTAGTTTATCTTCTGCATTCTGTCCTTCAGTTTTTATATCTTTACTTACGCAACCAACAGCAAAAATAATCATAGATATTAGTATTAAACTTATAATTTTCTTAGTCAAAATGACCCCTCCTTTTAAAATTTAAAAATGTTACAACAGCAAAATATTTCGAACAAAATCTTTAATTTAAATAAATTAAAGTAGATTTTGTTGAAATCCATAAACGGAAATTATATTGAATTTATCTACAATCCAATGTAGTTTATAATTTCCTATGAATTATAACAAAAATATATCACTAAAATAACCTAAATGCAAGTAATTCCTATTTGCATTTAGAAAATATGTTTTAAACATATAATACTCGAATTTAATTTTCGGATATACTATATATTGAAAAAAATTCTATCTTCGAGTGATGAATATGAGAAAAAAGCTATTTTTCTTTACATTGATATTATGTATTTTATTTTTTCTAAAAATAAATATCTATAATACTTTAAAAAGTTATATTATTATGTATCCATACAGCTATTATAATAGATTAAATAGTATAACCTATAAAAGGAATATTAAATTCTATATTCCCGGTGGCCTTATCACAAAAGAAAAAGACTGGTATCCCTTTGTGCTAACTTTTAATGATAATGAAGGTTTTTCAAAATATACTGGGAAGAAGTTGTCTTTAACTATTTTTTACAACTTTGGATATTTTAAACTCAAAGAAGGATTATCCAGCTATTATGACCCAGAGTCTCCTTATTACAGTAGTTTTTATGGAGGATATGTTATATATAACAATGAAAATTCAAATACCCCTTATGGTTTTGACATTAACGGAAAAATTAAAATAGAAGAATTAGAATCTGTCCCTAGATATGACCAAACTAGATTAGTTTTACCCTCTTTAGGATGTCCTAAATATAAAATCTATTTTAAAAGTAAAATTGATAAAATAAAATACAATATAGACTATTTAGGTATAAAAGATTGGGTTAAAATCGACTCAACAGTAATCACTAATGGCCCAAATCATAAATATAGAAAAAAACATTTAGGATATATACAATACGGCAAACCACCTAATAATTATTCTGGAGAAGATTTTCCATTAGTAAATTTAAAAGGAAGAATTTATGCAAAATATTTTAGTAATTATAAAATGACTATAATATTATATATAGTTGCGCCTAATATAGGTACTATCGAAACTTGTGATAAAAATATATTATCTAAATCTAAAATAAAAAGAGTAACAATAAAAGAACAAATCAAATCAACTATCACAAGTATTTTTAATAGTTTATTGTCTCACATTTTATAATTTAAAACCAATTTAACTTTTGAAATAAAATTTCTAAATTTAGATATCTTTTTCATAACCTTTTGTAATAATACAACCACTTTTTCCTTATTGCCTTTTTCTATTTCATTAGATAACACTTTAATAAATGGTCTTAAAGATGAAAACTGAGTTAGATATATCAAAGAAATCCATACATTATTTTCTGTTATTCTATTTGAAGCAGGTCCCCAGTACATATCATATTGTTCTTGAATAGAACTATACATTATCTTTTCAAGCTCGTCTTCTGTAAGTAATCCTCTTTTTATAGCCATTTGTACTATATCTGTTCCTGGTAAAAAGTTTAACCCATGAAGTTGCAATTCAAATGGTGGTTCAAGTTTTAAACATAGTTTATAAGTTTCTTTTAAATCTTCTACTGTTTCAAATGGATGTTTAAGCATAAAATCATATATTACTCTAGGTACTTTACATTCTGATAATATTTTACTTGATCTGATAATCTGTTCTTGTGTTTCTGTTCTACGAAAAATCTCTTTTCTAACTCTCAAAGAACCACTTTGTATACCTACAACAATTTGATATAACCCTGCTTCAACTAAATTTTCTATAACGCTTTTTCTAATTTTTAATGGATGTCCCCATATTTTAAACGGCAAACCAATTTCCTTTTTATATCTTTCTTTAAACTCTTCTATCCATTCTTCATCATCAGGAAATATCTCATCCCAAAAATGTACAAATTTTAGATTTTTTATTTTTTCCTTTGCTTCGTTTAGCTCTTTCATAACACTATCTACACTTCTAAATCTAATAAATCGACCTTTATTTAAATAAAGTCTTTTTATGTTAATAGAACTACAATAAGAACAAGCAAATGGACATCCTCTAGATGCCGTTAGCTCATATCCCATTGACCTTAACTGAGGATCTCCTTCTTTAAGTTCATTATTAAATATATAATATTTATGGTATCCCCCTATCTCAGGATACCCTAGACTGTCTAAATCTTGTATAAGAGGTCTTACTTCATTAATTATTATCTCTCCACTTTCATTTATAAAAGCAAGATTCCTTATATCTGATAGATCATTATTTTCTTCAAGTTTATTTAGTAATTCTACTAATGCCTCTTCTCCTTCGCCTCTTATTACAAAGTCACAATGTTTAAGAGCCCTTTCAGGAAATAAAGTTGGATAAACGCCTCCCCAAATAATAGGTATATTAAATTTTTCTTTTATTCTGTTATTAACAAGGTATACCGACTCTAGATAAAGAGAAGACATAACACTAAGTCCTATATAAGAAGGTTCTATCTTTTTTATAAGCTCTTCTAATAAATCTAGCTCTTTACTACTTGCTTTACTTGGCTTTATACTGTTAAATTCTTTAAAAAAAAGTATATGTGGTATATATCCATGTTTTTTTAGATAATTAGCAAGATATCTTACTCCTAAGGCCTTCTCATTATAAAAGCCGATAAGTAAAACAGTCTTTCCCATATTTATCCTCCTAAAGACTCTTTAAATAATCTTTAATTTGTCTTATTTTCTTAATATAACAATAAAACAGTATTTATATACAAAATTAGTTAACTAAAAACACAGGATAAATACAGGAAACAAAAAAAGGATGGTTACCCCATCCTTTATTGATGTCCTTTTTCAGGTACTATACAAATAAAAGCAAATTCTTCTTCACCAATATTTTTAAATTGATGAATTTTACCAGCTGGTACATATGCAAATGAACCTGGCTCTAGTTCGTAATCTTTACCATCTAGGTGCAACATTCCTTTACCCCTTATTATGTAATTAATATGTGGCCAATCATGTGTATGTCTTGGAGTATATCCTCCTTTTCCAAGCTCAAACACACGCATTACATGTCCTTCCCAACCCTCTTTTGGTGAAATCAGTACTTTCATTGTTGCATCTTTTACCTGAGGATTTTCTATTTTTATACCCTCAACATTCTTTACATGGGAAACTATCATATTAACCCCTCCTATATAGCAGTCTAATTATATTATATTACATTTTTGAGAAAACCACCAATAATTACAAACTAATAAAATTATTTTGATACTCGAAATAATTAGTGATATAATATATTTTAGTAATTTAATTGGAGGAATACTATGGACTATAACAAAAAACGAGAACTTATTCTGAATGGTAGTATGCCCAAAGTAATATTAACTTTATCTTTACCAATCATGTTTAACAATTTTGTGCAAACTATATACAATCTAACTGACACATTTTGGGTGAGTAAGCTAGGTTCTATAGAAGTTGCAGCAATGACTCTTGTTTGGCCAATAATCTTTCTTTTGATGTCTCTAGGTATAGGTGTATCTATCGCAGGTACAGCCCTTATTTCTCAATACGTAGGTTCTGATAATCTTGATGATGCTACTGATGTAGCAGGTCAAATAATATCATTCTCATTTGTCTTTTCTTTAGTTTTAGGCATCATAGGTTCACTTTTATCTCCTAGTATTGTAAAAGCTATGGGAGGAAAAGGACAGTTACTCATAAACGCAACAAATTTTCTTAGAGTAATTTTTCTTGGTATGCCAACTATGTTTATATTCTTCGCTTTTAATTCCATCAAACAAGGGCAAGGTGATACCATTACACCTATGAAATATTCTACTGCATCTGTAGTTTTAAATATGATTTTAGACCCAATTTTTATTTTTGTATTCAATATGGGTATTAAAGGTGCCGCAATAGCAACAGTTATATCAAGAGGTATTTTTGCATTCTATGCTGTATATGCATTATTTACAAAAACCGATGGTATTCATCTAAATATAAAACATTTACACATTAATAAAACAGTACTTACAAAACTGATTAAAATCGGTCTGCCATCTTCGATAGGCCAATCAACTACAGCCTTTGGTTTTGCTATTTTAAATGTCTTTATTATATCTTTTGGAAACTCAACTATGGCTGCTTTTGGTATAGGCAATAGAATCAATTCCCTTATCCTAATGCCTGCTATGGGTATAGGAAGTGCTTTAGCTACTATTATCGGCCAAAATCTAGGAGCAAATAATATTAATAGAGCTAAAAAAGCTGTAAAAACTAGTACAATATTGACAACAATATTTTTAGTTTTTGGTGGCTCAATATTATTCACATTCGCTGAAAAAATAATTAATTTGTTTACTAATGACCCTGAAGTTTTAAGCCAAGGTACCTATTACTTAAAATTAATTTCTGCCTCCCTTCCTTTTATGGGGTTCTTCCAAATTTTTATAGGTACTTTCCAAGGCTCAGGACATACTATCTCCGCTATGATATTAATGATGGGCAGACTTTGGGGACTTAGGATTCCTCTTATAGTTTTATTTAAAAAGTTTACAGATTTAGGTACTAACTCAGTATGGTTTGCTATGGTTTTAAGTAATGCAATTATTTGTTTAGTAGGTCTCGGAATTTATATGACTGGAAAATGGCAAAAAAAAGTCATCAAAGAAAGGCCCTTTTAAGGACCTTTCTTTCTTTATTTATTTATTTTTTTCTTCCATCTATACTTATCTCTATCTTTTTCACTTCTATACTTTTTCCTGATCTTCTTACCGCTTCATCAACAGCCATAACCATTCCTCTACAACATGGTACTTCCATATATGCAACTGTTATACCTTTTATATCATTATATCTTATTATATTAGTCAACTTTTCTATATAATACCCAATATCATCAAGTTTCGGACATCCAATAGCCACAGATTTACCTTTAAGTAAATCTAAATGATAATTTGGATATGCAAATGGTACACAGTCAGCTGTAACTAAAAGTTCCTTACCATCCCAATATGAAGCTCTTTCAGGAACAAGCATTAACTGTACAGGCCACTGATTTAATTGAGGTCTTATCCTAATCTCAATATCTTGAGAAGTTACAGCCACCTTATCATCAACTTCTTCTTTTCTATTAATTGTCATCGCTCTACTTCCTGGACATCCACCACCATGATGATGAATATGAGGTCTTTCTGCTTTTTTAATATTTGAAAGATGTTTTTCTACTGCTTTCTCGTCAAAATCATCTGCTTCTCTTTCAATTATTTTTATAGCTCCCTGTGGGCAGTGTCCTATACAATTCCCTAAGCCATCACATAAATTATCAGCTACTAACTTAGCTTTTCCATTAATAATTTTAATTGCTCCTTCTGCACATCCTGGTACACACAATCCACAACCATTGCATTTTTCTTCATCTATTTGAACAATTTTTCTAACTGCCATATTTAAAACCCCTTTCTCTTATTTTCTATCTTAATTATAGAAAACTAGAAACTATTTGTATGTGATATAAATCAAAAGAAAAAAACTCCACTAAAAAAGTGGAGTTTATGATAAATATTCTAGTTCTTCTAAATTCTTAATTATAATTTTCTTACTACCTACAATTTCTATAATCCCTTCTTCTTGAAGGTTACTTAATTTCCTGCTTATCGTTTCTCTAGTAACTCCTATGTAATTAGCCAAGTCTTCTCTGTTAAGAGGAATATCTAATTCTATACCTTTATCTGTAGGTTTTCCAAAATCCTTTATTAGGCTAAGTAATAATCCAGCAAGTCTAGATTCAGCATCTTTTGTTCCTAACCTTTGAACTGAATTTTCCAATGAGACAATCCTATCATATAAAACTTCCATAATTTTCAATGCTATTTCTGGGTTCTTTTTTAGTATTCTATCAAAGTCCTCTTTAGTTAAAATACATAATTTTGTATCTTCTAAAGTTTCCGCATTAAATTTAAATCTTTCCTTTTTAAGCAAACTTAAATCACCTACAAAATCACCTTCAGACATTATATACAATATCTGTTCTTTCCCTTCTTTTGTGTATCTAAATATTTTAATTTTACCTTTTGTAATTAAATAAAGCTTATCAGATACATCCCCTTCTAAGAAAATCATTGTACCTTTTTTATAT
This genomic interval from Caloranaerobacter ferrireducens contains the following:
- a CDS encoding response regulator transcription factor — encoded protein: MKHIFVVDDERNIRDLIKKYLLKEGYKVTLFEEGTNLLREISRLKPDLIVLDIMMPGIDGLELCKAIRKNSDVPIIFVSAKDEEVDRIIGLELGGDDYLSKPFSPRELVVRIKNILRRIEKTINVNDTIIEIKDIKIHTARRFVEVNGKELKLTTKEYDLFEYLAKNKNRPFTRDELIDKIWGYDYIGDTRMIDDLVKRIRKKLKEINSKLEITTVWGYGYRMDD
- a CDS encoding SpoIIE family protein phosphatase — protein: MLKEGLKQDEKIEIYQRLSYDILDGMIDWVRVIDRDGTIIYANKTMREELGEDIVGSKCYSALKKPCHCKTCITQSTIKTGEILEKEEIIDDRIFAVKSSPVRDNQGNIYAAVEVFRDVTKERKLEYELIKKNEKMRSEISFARKLQERILPKKGRYGNLSIDYIYNPSEMLSGDMFDIFNIDDENVGVYISDVVGHGVSASMITMLVKQSMRDIKDYKLSPREALIKLHKGFVELGLDDDKYFTIFYGIVNTKENIFTFVNGGHNCSPILIRDNKVKLLEAKGYPITYLFDKVDYDEHKIKLSKGDRLIFYTDGIVEAINEKGEQFGIDRLLNMMKYEGDQFMGYIEDEIDDFRQSAKQDDFAVLMMRVLG
- a CDS encoding Fur family transcriptional regulator, coding for MITIESIEKKLKEKGLKLTNQRKAIIEVLFENKDNFLTAEEIFLKSKEKCPQTNFSTIYRNLEILTNLNIIHRTNIKNNTSIFELVQNDSHHHHIICKKCGKTEFINFCPLDKVLPEVYKKNFILTDHKFELYGYCDKCKKNKGS
- a CDS encoding metal ABC transporter permease, giving the protein MIDLLRYSFMQRALAAGIIIGIICPLIGIFVVLRRMSLIGDSLSHVALSGVAAGLLAGIYPLGTALLFSASAALAIEKLRKSYEDFAELAIAIILSLGISIAVVLISFAKSLNVDLMSYLFGSIITVSKTDVYMIIGLGLIIVAFVKLFYKELFFITFDEEAAKIAGVPVKIINLLFIVLVAMTITVSMRIVGILLVSSMMVMPVATSLQIARSFKQATFLSIIFAEISVVFGIFISYYLEIAPGGTIVLFSVLMLILTIMLKNLVLKIKLKKALNNS
- a CDS encoding metal ABC transporter ATP-binding protein; this translates as MKAIISIKSLFFGYRDKMILEDINLDIYEGDYIGIVGPNGSGKSTLIKLMLNILKPVKGEIRLFGQDIKKFNNWDKVGYVAQKSNSFNKKFPATVEEVVASNLYPKIGLFKSIKRNHLELVHNALKIVNMEKYKNKLIGDLSGGQQQRVFIARALVNSPEVIFLDEPTVGIDIKSQEEFYKLLDNLNSEMKITIVMVTHDVGVISDRVKKAICIENRKLIIHDKNSKTSFHELGNYRK
- a CDS encoding metal ABC transporter substrate-binding protein; the encoded protein is MTKKIISLILISMIIFAVGCVSKDIKTEGQNAEDKLKVYASIYPMYDFAKNIGKDKIELHLMIPPGAQPHDWEPTAKLMAKMENADVFIYNGVMMEPWAEKLLNTIDNKNLIVVKASENVKLLKIQDHDIHEHEEEKKHHHGEYDPHVWLDPIRAMKQAENIKNAFIKADYKNKDFYEKNFKEFAEKLKALDEKYKIELSKVKNREIVVSHAAFGYMADRYGLIQIPIRGLNPEEEPSAAKLSEIADIMKDKKIKYIYFETLTSPKLAEVLAREVGAKTAVLNPIGGLTKEEMDLGKDYLKTMEENLETLIKTLGE
- a CDS encoding B12-binding domain-containing radical SAM protein — its product is MGKTVLLIGFYNEKALGVRYLANYLKKHGYIPHILFFKEFNSIKPSKASSKELDLLEELIKKIEPSYIGLSVMSSLYLESVYLVNNRIKEKFNIPIIWGGVYPTLFPERALKHCDFVIRGEGEEALVELLNKLEENNDLSDIRNLAFINESGEIIINEVRPLIQDLDSLGYPEIGGYHKYYIFNNELKEGDPQLRSMGYELTASRGCPFACSYCSSINIKRLYLNKGRFIRFRSVDSVMKELNEAKEKIKNLKFVHFWDEIFPDDEEWIEEFKERYKKEIGLPFKIWGHPLKIRKSVIENLVEAGLYQIVVGIQSGSLRVRKEIFRRTETQEQIIRSSKILSECKVPRVIYDFMLKHPFETVEDLKETYKLCLKLEPPFELQLHGLNFLPGTDIVQMAIKRGLLTEDELEKIMYSSIQEQYDMYWGPASNRITENNVWISLIYLTQFSSLRPFIKVLSNEIEKGNKEKVVVLLQKVMKKISKFRNFISKVKLVLNYKM
- a CDS encoding cupin domain-containing protein; the protein is MIVSHVKNVEGIKIENPQVKDATMKVLISPKEGWEGHVMRVFELGKGGYTPRHTHDWPHINYIIRGKGMLHLDGKDYELEPGSFAYVPAGKIHQFKNIGEEEFAFICIVPEKGHQ
- a CDS encoding MATE family efflux transporter, translating into MDYNKKRELILNGSMPKVILTLSLPIMFNNFVQTIYNLTDTFWVSKLGSIEVAAMTLVWPIIFLLMSLGIGVSIAGTALISQYVGSDNLDDATDVAGQIISFSFVFSLVLGIIGSLLSPSIVKAMGGKGQLLINATNFLRVIFLGMPTMFIFFAFNSIKQGQGDTITPMKYSTASVVLNMILDPIFIFVFNMGIKGAAIATVISRGIFAFYAVYALFTKTDGIHLNIKHLHINKTVLTKLIKIGLPSSIGQSTTAFGFAILNVFIISFGNSTMAAFGIGNRINSLILMPAMGIGSALATIIGQNLGANNINRAKKAVKTSTILTTIFLVFGGSILFTFAEKIINLFTNDPEVLSQGTYYLKLISASLPFMGFFQIFIGTFQGSGHTISAMILMMGRLWGLRIPLIVLFKKFTDLGTNSVWFAMVLSNAIICLVGLGIYMTGKWQKKVIKERPF